One Pantoea trifolii DNA segment encodes these proteins:
- a CDS encoding C40 family peptidase: MRLLITLFILAFAQLFFNVAAASPHAPVNASSLKAEKKSAREDERRKRRPVKTTTKKSRLTAVQKFKLKKQTKTETALHKTTSKKSPLKLSAKKYGHQRLAKKTPEIAVDDEALALTGIKMSKAHRQRYQKARETAMTKLMGQLGKPYQWGGASPHTGFDCSGLVWYAYKDLVKFKLPRTANEMYHLRDAAPIKREMLEKGDLVFFRINNRGTADHVGVYLGNGKFIQSPRTGKDIQISALGEDYWQKHYVGARRMMTPKTIR, from the coding sequence ATGCGTCTACTAATTACGCTTTTCATACTGGCTTTCGCCCAACTGTTTTTTAATGTGGCTGCTGCATCTCCGCATGCGCCCGTTAATGCCAGTTCGCTTAAAGCAGAGAAAAAGAGCGCACGTGAAGACGAGCGCCGCAAACGACGCCCGGTGAAAACCACCACCAAAAAATCGCGCCTGACTGCTGTTCAAAAATTCAAACTCAAAAAACAGACCAAAACAGAAACCGCGCTGCACAAGACCACCAGCAAAAAATCCCCGCTGAAACTTTCTGCTAAGAAATACGGTCATCAACGTTTAGCGAAGAAAACACCTGAGATCGCCGTCGATGATGAAGCGTTAGCGCTGACCGGCATCAAAATGAGTAAGGCGCACCGCCAGCGTTATCAAAAGGCGCGTGAAACGGCGATGACCAAATTGATGGGCCAACTCGGCAAACCCTATCAATGGGGCGGTGCTTCGCCACATACCGGTTTCGACTGCAGCGGCTTAGTGTGGTACGCCTATAAAGATCTGGTGAAATTCAAACTGCCACGCACCGCTAATGAGATGTATCACCTGCGCGATGCGGCACCGATTAAACGTGAAATGCTCGAGAAAGGCGATTTGGTGTTCTTCCGCATCAATAATCGCGGCACTGCCGATCATGTGGGCGTGTATCTCGGCAACGGGAAATTCATTCAGTCGCCGCGTACCGGCAAAGATATTCAGATCAGCGCATTGGGTGAGGATTACTGGCAGAAACACTATGTGGGCGCGCGTCGCATGATGACGCCAAAAACTATTCGCTAG
- the nemA gene encoding alkene reductase produces MASKQLFSPLKVGAITVPNRIFMAPLTRLRSIEPGDIPTPLMAEYYQQRASAGLIITEATQISFQAKGYAGAPGLHTQQQIAAWKMINEGIHAANGHSAVQLWHTGRISHNSVQPEGKAPVAPTALAAGTRTSLRAADGSVYREDTSAPRELSVAEIQQIVKDFGQAAANAREADFDLLELHSAHGYLMHQFLAPGSNQRSDEYGGSIERRGRFALEVVDAAIANWSADRIGIRVSPIGAFQNLENGPEEEKAALWYIAELGKRGIAYLHLSEPDWAGGQPYSDAFREKVRALFPGVIIGAGAYTVEKADDLIARGLIDAVAFGRDFIANPDLVARLQQDAPLNPQRPESFYGGGAEGYTDYPTL; encoded by the coding sequence ATGGCGAGTAAGCAGCTATTCTCCCCACTCAAAGTGGGCGCGATTACCGTACCGAACCGCATTTTCATGGCCCCGTTGACGCGTCTGCGCAGCATTGAGCCGGGCGATATCCCGACGCCGCTGATGGCTGAATATTATCAGCAGCGCGCCAGTGCCGGTTTAATCATCACCGAAGCCACCCAGATCTCTTTCCAGGCGAAAGGCTATGCCGGTGCGCCGGGCCTGCACACACAGCAGCAAATTGCCGCGTGGAAAATGATTAACGAAGGCATTCATGCCGCTAACGGTCACAGCGCCGTGCAGCTGTGGCACACCGGCCGCATCTCTCATAACAGCGTGCAGCCAGAAGGCAAAGCACCGGTCGCACCGACCGCGCTGGCGGCGGGTACGCGCACTTCTCTGCGCGCTGCGGATGGTTCGGTCTATCGTGAAGACACTTCAGCACCGCGCGAGCTGTCAGTGGCTGAAATTCAGCAAATCGTCAAAGATTTTGGTCAGGCCGCTGCCAATGCGCGCGAAGCCGACTTCGACCTGCTGGAGTTGCACTCAGCACACGGTTATCTGATGCATCAGTTCCTCGCACCCGGCTCAAACCAGCGTAGCGATGAGTACGGCGGTTCGATTGAGAGACGTGGCCGTTTCGCGCTGGAAGTGGTGGATGCGGCGATTGCTAACTGGTCTGCCGATCGTATCGGTATCCGCGTTTCGCCAATCGGTGCCTTCCAGAATCTGGAAAATGGCCCGGAAGAAGAGAAAGCAGCGTTGTGGTACATCGCCGAGTTGGGCAAGCGCGGCATCGCCTATCTGCACCTTTCTGAGCCAGACTGGGCGGGCGGACAGCCATACAGCGATGCATTCCGTGAGAAAGTGCGTGCGCTGTTCCCAGGCGTGATTATTGGTGCCGGTGCCTACACCGTTGAGAAAGCGGATGATCTGATTGCGCGCGGCCTGATTGACGCAGTGGCGTTTGGCCGCGACTTTATCGCTAACCCGGATCTGGTTGCTCGTTTGCAGCAAGATGCGCCACTCAATCCGCAGCGCCCTGAAAGCTTCTACGGCGGCGGCGCGGAAGGTTACACCGATTATCCCACCCTGTAA
- the cydH gene encoding cytochrome bd-I oxidase subunit CydH, with protein MNTDLKLALMTTVGALLMIIAFSFTAIMH; from the coding sequence ATGAATACCGACCTGAAACTGGCGCTAATGACCACTGTTGGCGCACTGTTGATGATTATCGCCTTCAGCTTTACCGCGATCATGCATTAA
- the eptA gene encoding phosphoethanolamine transferase EptA, which yields MRFPITFQCGTNGFNLIAALFFALFMNALFLLRAWEMIPYDHFHDYLFAASIPLVLASAFYFLFSLAAWPYLRKPLLIALVLVSAAANYFMHSFGTVIDTNMIQNVFESDPQEAGALISSRYLLWMLLMGMVPVVLICGVRINSGARWWWNLLQRLTGALGAILLILLMAALFYKDYASLIRNNKNLIKMITPANVVSGTGHYVDQRYLQGSQELVKIGEDAHKGPLISAATKKTLVVLVVGETARAENFSLGGYARDTNPQLKKQQVIYYPNASSCGTETAISVPCMFSNMPRVHYDANLAHHQEGVLDILAHAGVSVLWRENDGGCKGACDRVPHTDMTQWNLPQYCHDGFCQDDVLLHRLDNYVDSLHNDGIIVLHQMGSHGPAYYQRYPAEFRRFTPTCDSKQIQDCDHQALVNTYDNSLLYTDAMLSRTIDKLKGLSDRFNVALVYLSDHGESLGERGMYLHGAPYMFAPSQQTHIPLLMWMSPGYAAANHINEACLRQQAADAKVSQDNLFHTLLGMFNIQTQQYQSQLDMNRSCQTAA from the coding sequence GATCCCTTACGATCACTTCCACGATTATCTGTTCGCCGCCAGTATTCCGCTGGTGCTCGCCTCGGCTTTCTATTTTCTCTTCTCGCTAGCTGCCTGGCCTTATCTGCGCAAGCCGTTGCTGATTGCGCTGGTATTAGTCAGCGCCGCCGCCAATTACTTCATGCACAGTTTTGGCACGGTGATCGACACCAATATGATTCAAAACGTTTTTGAATCCGATCCGCAGGAAGCCGGCGCGCTGATCAGCAGTCGCTATCTACTCTGGATGCTGTTGATGGGAATGGTACCGGTGGTGCTGATTTGCGGCGTGCGCATCAATAGCGGCGCGCGCTGGTGGTGGAATCTGCTGCAACGCCTGACGGGCGCACTGGGCGCAATATTACTCATCTTGCTGATGGCGGCGCTGTTTTACAAAGATTACGCCTCGCTGATTCGCAACAATAAAAATCTGATCAAGATGATTACTCCGGCCAACGTGGTTAGCGGTACTGGCCACTATGTCGATCAACGCTATCTGCAAGGTAGTCAGGAACTGGTAAAAATTGGCGAGGATGCCCACAAAGGCCCATTAATCTCCGCAGCAACCAAGAAAACGCTGGTGGTGTTAGTGGTGGGTGAAACGGCGCGCGCCGAGAATTTTTCGCTGGGTGGTTACGCGCGTGACACAAATCCGCAACTGAAAAAACAGCAGGTGATTTACTATCCCAACGCCAGTTCCTGTGGCACAGAAACCGCCATTTCGGTGCCCTGCATGTTCTCCAATATGCCGCGCGTGCATTACGACGCGAATCTGGCGCATCATCAGGAAGGCGTGCTCGATATCCTGGCGCATGCCGGCGTGAGCGTGCTGTGGCGCGAAAACGATGGTGGCTGCAAAGGTGCCTGTGATCGCGTGCCGCACACCGACATGACGCAGTGGAACCTGCCGCAATATTGTCACGACGGGTTTTGCCAGGATGATGTGTTGCTGCATCGTCTTGATAACTATGTTGATAGCCTGCATAACGACGGCATTATTGTGCTGCATCAAATGGGCAGCCACGGTCCAGCCTATTATCAGCGTTATCCGGCTGAGTTCCGCCGTTTTACGCCCACCTGCGACAGCAAACAGATTCAGGATTGCGATCATCAGGCATTGGTGAATACCTACGACAACTCGCTGCTGTATACCGACGCCATGCTGAGCCGCACCATCGATAAGCTCAAAGGCCTGAGCGATCGCTTCAATGTGGCGCTGGTTTATCTCTCCGATCACGGCGAATCGCTTGGCGAGCGCGGGATGTATCTGCACGGTGCGCCTTATATGTTTGCGCCCTCACAGCAAACTCACATTCCTCTGCTGATGTGGATGTCACCGGGATACGCGGCGGCGAATCACATCAATGAGGCCTGTTTGCGCCAGCAAGCCGCCGACGCAAAGGTGTCGCAAGATAATCTTTTCCATACGCTTTTAGGCATGTTCAACATCCAGACGCAGCAGTATCAATCGCAATTGGATATGAACAGATCGTGCCAAACCGCCGCCTGA
- a CDS encoding TetR/AcrR family transcriptional regulator, translating into MNKTLQRNDTREHLLAIGEQVCLQRGFTGMGLIEMLALAEVTKGSFYHYFGSKEAFGVALIERYFAHFQQQIDQQLNLPGLPPRERLLAHFRYGERLFIEQGHIVGCLGVKLSAEVCDLSEPMRDALQQGANAIIAAYTRCLTEVAAEQPLPFSQTPQQLAQRCYLLWLGASLQSKISRVPGPISLALDTIEQWLISH; encoded by the coding sequence ATGAACAAGACTCTGCAACGCAACGATACCCGTGAACACCTGCTTGCTATTGGCGAGCAGGTTTGTTTACAGCGCGGCTTTACCGGCATGGGTTTGATCGAGATGCTGGCGCTGGCGGAAGTCACTAAAGGCTCGTTCTACCACTATTTCGGTTCGAAAGAGGCCTTTGGCGTGGCGCTGATTGAGCGCTACTTTGCCCACTTCCAGCAACAGATTGATCAGCAGCTGAATCTGCCCGGTTTACCGCCGCGCGAACGCCTGTTAGCGCATTTCCGCTACGGCGAAAGGCTGTTTATCGAGCAAGGTCATATTGTTGGCTGCCTTGGCGTGAAATTGTCAGCCGAAGTGTGCGATCTCTCCGAACCCATGCGCGATGCCCTGCAACAGGGTGCCAATGCCATCATCGCTGCCTACACGCGCTGTTTGACTGAGGTCGCCGCTGAGCAGCCGCTGCCATTTAGTCAAACGCCGCAGCAGCTGGCGCAGCGCTGCTACTTGTTGTGGCTCGGAGCCAGTTTGCAGAGCAAGATTTCCCGAGTGCCGGGTCCGATTAGTCTGGCGCTCGACACCATCGAACAGTGGCTGATAAGCCACTGA
- the gloA gene encoding lactoylglutathione lyase — translation MRLLHTMLRVGDLQRSIDFYTRVLGMRVLRQSENTEYKYTLAFVGYTEESEGAVIELTYNWGVDKYDLGNAYGHIALGVDNVADTCERIRSAGGNVTREAGPVKGGSTIIAFVEDPDGYKIELIENKHAGHGLGN, via the coding sequence ATGCGTTTACTTCACACCATGTTACGCGTTGGCGATTTGCAACGTTCTATCGATTTCTACACCCGCGTGCTCGGCATGCGCGTGCTGCGTCAGAGCGAAAACACCGAGTACAAATACACGCTGGCATTCGTTGGCTACACCGAAGAGAGCGAAGGCGCGGTGATTGAGCTGACTTACAACTGGGGCGTGGATAAATACGATCTCGGCAACGCTTACGGCCATATCGCGCTGGGCGTGGACAACGTGGCTGACACCTGCGAACGCATTCGCAGCGCGGGCGGCAACGTAACGCGTGAAGCGGGCCCGGTAAAAGGCGGTTCTACCATTATTGCCTTTGTTGAAGATCCAGACGGCTACAAGATCGAACTGATTGAAAATAAACATGCCGGTCACGGCTTAGGCAACTAA
- a CDS encoding Grx4 family monothiol glutaredoxin, with the protein MMSTVEKIQRQIAENPILLYMKGSPKLPSCGFSAQAVQALSACGERFAYVDILQNPDIRAEMPKYANWPTFPQLWVDGELVGGCDIIVEMFQRGELQPLLKETAEKYKEAE; encoded by the coding sequence ATAATGAGTACTGTTGAAAAAATTCAGCGTCAGATCGCAGAAAACCCGATTCTGCTGTACATGAAAGGTTCTCCGAAGCTGCCAAGCTGCGGTTTCTCGGCGCAAGCCGTGCAGGCGCTTTCTGCCTGTGGCGAGCGTTTCGCATACGTGGACATTCTGCAGAACCCGGATATTCGCGCTGAAATGCCAAAATACGCTAACTGGCCAACTTTCCCGCAGCTGTGGGTCGATGGCGAACTGGTCGGCGGCTGCGACATCATCGTTGAGATGTTCCAGCGCGGCGAACTTCAGCCACTGCTGAAAGAGACCGCTGAGAAGTATAAAGAAGCGGAATAA
- the rnt gene encoding ribonuclease T, with amino-acid sequence MSESNALNALHQRFRGFYPVVIDVETAGFNAQTDALLEIAATTLKMDEDGWLHRDETLHFHVEPFEGAILNPAALAFTGIDPTNPLRGAVSEYEALHAIFKMVRKGTKDSGCNRAIIVAHNATFDLNFVMAAAERASLKRNPFHPFATFDTAALSGLVLGQTVLAKACKAAGMEFDSTQAHSALYDTEQTATLFCELVNRWKRLGGWPLAFSEESADEASAE; translated from the coding sequence ATGTCTGAATCGAACGCTTTAAACGCTCTCCACCAACGCTTCCGCGGTTTTTATCCTGTTGTGATCGACGTTGAAACCGCAGGTTTCAATGCACAAACCGATGCACTGCTGGAAATTGCAGCCACAACGCTGAAAATGGATGAAGACGGCTGGTTGCACCGCGATGAAACGCTGCACTTCCATGTGGAACCGTTTGAAGGCGCCATTCTGAATCCTGCTGCGCTGGCGTTTACCGGCATCGATCCCACCAATCCGCTGCGCGGTGCGGTTAGTGAATACGAAGCTCTGCATGCGATTTTTAAAATGGTGCGCAAAGGCACCAAAGATAGCGGCTGCAATCGCGCGATTATCGTGGCGCACAATGCCACTTTCGATCTCAACTTCGTGATGGCGGCCGCAGAGCGCGCCAGCCTGAAGCGCAATCCGTTCCACCCTTTTGCCACCTTTGATACCGCAGCGTTAAGTGGTTTAGTGCTGGGGCAAACCGTGTTGGCGAAAGCCTGCAAAGCGGCGGGAATGGAGTTTGATAGCACACAAGCGCATTCGGCGCTGTATGACACCGAGCAAACCGCGACGCTATTTTGTGAGTTGGTGAACCGCTGGAAACGCCTGGGCGGCTGGCCGCTGGCTTTCAGTGAAGAATCTGCAGACGAGGCGTCTGCCGAGTAA